GCCGGGCCCGAAGCCGATGGTGATCGTCAGCCCGGCGGGCGGCAGGTCCATCGCCTCGCCGGTGTCGTCCGGCGGCGCGTCGTAGGCGCCGGAGGCGGGGTCGCCCTCGCCGGCCGGTGCACCGCGGGTCATCCGCTCCGCCGCCACCGACCACGCCTGGAGCATGGCGACCAGGTCGTCGCGGCTGGTGGTCGTCACGTCGAAGGCGGCGAAGTGCAGGTGGTCCTGGGCGGGCGTGGTGATGCCGGCCTGGTGCGGCCCGTGGAACGGGTAGGCCGTGCCGTCGCCGGCGCCGCGGTCCGGGCGCAGGACGTCGTCCAGACCGGTGGCCGCCGCGGTCGCGGCGGCACCGACGCCCAGCGCGAGCCCCCCGGCACCGGCGCCGGCGAGGCCGAGCAGCCGGCGACGGCTGACGCCGCTCACGGACGGCACGCCACGGGCGCGGCAGCCATCAGGCCAGCACCGCCGAGGTCAGCCGCGACAGCGGCTCGGACAGGGCGTTGACCGCGTCGGACAGGCCGCGGACCTCGGCCTCGTCGAGCTCGGTGTACAGGACGTACCCGTCGCCGGAGCGCTGGGCGTCCAGCAGGACCTGCAGCTCGTCGAAGCGGGTCGCGATCTCGTCGGCGAGGGCCTCGTCCTTGGTCCGCAGCAGCGGCTCCAGGCCCTCGAAGCCGACCCGGGCGCCGTCGACGTTGCCCTGGAAGTCCCACAGGTCGGTGTGGGAGAAGAACTCCTCCTCGCCGGTGACCTTGCCGGTGGCGACCTCGTCGAGCAGACCCTTGGAGCCGTTGCCGATCTGGTCGGCGGTGAACGTCATGTCCCGGGTGCGGTCGTACAGCTCCTGGGTGTCCGCGACGAGCCGGTCGGCCATCTCGGTGCGGCCGGCGGTGTCCAGGCCGACGTAGCCGGCCTCGGCCTCGGCGGGCCACAGGTCCTTCTCCAGCCGGTGCCAGCCGGTGAACTCGTCGCCGGGGGCCAGGTCCGCCTCGCGGGCGTCCATGCTGGGGTCGAGGTCGCCGAAGGACTCCGCGACGGTCTCGATGCGCTCCCAGTGCAGCCGGGCGTCCGGGTAGAGCGCGCGGGCCTCGTCGTCGGAGCCGGCCACGTAGAGGTCCCGGAACTGCTGGGTCTTGGCCAGCAGCTGCTCGGTCTGGTCGCGGACGTAGGCGGCGTAGGCGGTGCTGGCCTCCTCGACGAGGACGGCCTCGTCGCCGGTCGGCGCCAGGTCCGCGCCGGAGTCGGTGACGGTGAACGCGGCGCGGATGCCGTCGCCGACCATGCCGGGCTTGCACGCGGTGAAGTACTCCCCCGGCGGGGTGGCCACGACGAGGTCGCGGGACAGGCCCGGGGCGATGTTCTCGACCTCGCCGACGATGCGCAGGCCGTCCTCGGCGAGCAGGTAGAACTCGGTGACCTCGTCGCCGGTGTTCGTCACGGCGAAGCGCAGGGTGCCCGAGGGCGCCTCGGTCTCCGAGACCTCGCAGGAGGAGTCGGTGGCGTCGACCGCGAGCGCCCCGGCCCCGGTGCCCTCGGAGTTGTCGGTGCAGCCGGCGAGCAGGACGAGCGAGAGCGCGGCCGGCACGGCGGCGGCGCGGCGCGCGGCGGGACGGAGCAGCACAGGGCGGAGCAGCGCGGGACGGACAGCTGTGGGACGGGCGTTCACGCCGTGACCTCCGAGGTCGTGGTGGGGGTGGCGGCGGCGGTGCCACCGGGGGCGGGACGGGGGCGGGGCCAGGCGCGGCGCAGGAACAGCGCCATGGTGGGCAGGACGTAGCCGACCCACGCGACGGCCTCGAGGACCGTGGTCGCCGGGGAGAAGTTGAAGACGCCCTTGAGCAGCACGCCGTACCAGGAGGTCGGCGGGACGACGTGGGAGACGTCGAAGGCGAGCGTGGTCAGGCCCGGCAGCACGCCGGCCTCCTGCAGGTCGTGGACGCCGTAGGCGAGCACGCCGCCGGCCACGACGACGAGGAAGGCGCCGGTGACGAGGAAGAACCGGGACAGGTCGATCCGCAGCGCGCCGCGGTAGACGAGGTACCCGAGCACGACGGCGGTGAGGATGCCCAGGGCCGCCGCGAGCAGCGGCGCAGAGCCGGCCCCGGCGGCGCCGGCGGTGGCGCGGGTGGCCGCCCACAGGAACAGCGCGGTCTCCAGGCCCTCGCGGCCCACGGCGAGCGCGGCGACGACGACGACGCTGCGGCGCCCGGCCTCGGCCGCCCGGTCGACCTGGCTGCGGAGCTCCCCGGAGATGGTGCGGGCGGCCGCGGCCATCCAGAACACCATCCACGTGACGAAGCCGACGGCGACGATCGACAGCGAGCCGCCGATGAGCTCCTGCGCCTCGAACGTCAGCCCGCGCGGGCCGTAGGTGAGCGCGGCGCCCACGCCCATGGAGACGAGCGCGGCCGCGGCGACGCCGGTCCACACCCAGGGCAGCAGGGCGCGACGGCCGCTGCGGACCAGGTAGGCCACGAGGATGCTGACGACGAGCGCCGCCTCGAGCCCCTCGCGGAGCCCGATCAGAAAGGTGCCGACCACCGTGACCCATTCCCGTGAGGGTTGCCTTACCTGACGGGTGGACGGTACGGCACGGCAGGCGGTGGGGTCGACCGGGGGTCACTGCCTCCAGACGACGACCACGGTCCGGTCGTCGTCGGCACCCGCGCGGGGCGCGTCGACGCCGGCCTCGGCCGCGCCGGCGAAGCCGCGCCGCACGTGGCGCACCAGCTGCCCGGTGAGCCGGTCCAAGCCGTAGGCCAGGTCCCGGCCGCGGTTCTCCACGACGCCGTCGGTGTAGAGGACCATCGCGTCGCCGCGCTGCAGCCGGCCGCGGACCTCGGCGTACCCGCCGCCCGCGAGCAGCCCCAGCGCCGGCTCCTGCACCGCGGGGACGACCTCCCACGCACCCGAGCCCGCCCGGTGCTGCACGGGCGGCGGGTGCCCGGCGGTGCGGACCGCGTACTCCCCCGTCGCCGGGTCGAGGACCAGGTGCAGCGCGGTCGCGAAGCCCTCCTCCCACTCCTGGCGCAGCAGGTAGGCGTTGGCCGCGGGCAGGAACTCCGCGACCCGGGAGCCGGCGAGCAGCCCGCTGAGCCCGCCGGACAGCAGCAGCGCGCGCGTCCCCGCGGCCTGGCCCTTGCCGGACACGTCGACGACGACGACCTCGAGCGCGCCGGCCCAGTCGACGTCCTGCGGGCCGAGCTCCCGGGAGCGGCCGGTGCTGGGGCGCACGACGGACAGGACGAAGTCGCCGGAGAACCCCTCCCCGTTGGCCGAGCGCTGGGCGACCTCCATCCGGACGCCGTCCGGCAGCCGTGCCGGCAGGGCCTGGGCGCGCAGCCGGTCGCGGAGGTCCACGAGCATCTGCTGGCCGGTGTTGCCCTGGACGCCGAGCACCTCGCGGGTGCGGACGAACCCGGCCATGAGCACGGCGCTCAGCACGATGATGACGACCACCCCGGGCGTCACCTTGTACTCCGTGCTCCACCGCAGCAGCCCGGAGACGGCGACGCACGCGGCGATCACCGGGTACAGCAGCAGCAGGTACCTCAGCTGGAGGAAGTAGCCCGCCAGCAGCACGAGCAGCACCGCCGACGCGGTGGGCACCCACGTGACGAACGTGCCGCTGGCCACGGCGAACAGGACGCTGAGGCCGGCGAAGACGAGGAAGACCGCGGGCTGGTTGTGGGGCCATCCCCCGGTCCAGCCGGCCGCCCTCGCGCGCACGGCGGCAGCACGGGACCGGGGCACGCGGCGAGCCTAGGGGCCGGTGCCGCCCGCAGCGAGGACCGCGAGCGTGACGCACCGGGCACGCTGCGTCCTCACCCGTCCGGGGGCCGACCGGTCAGGCGGCCTGGCAGACGGGGCACCAGTACAGCCGCCGGCCGACGAGGTCGGCGACCTGCACCGGGGTCCCGCAGAGCCGGCACGGCAGGCCGTGGCGGCGGTAGACGTAGAACCGGTCCTCGCGGCGCGCCTGCCCGCTCACCCGGTCCCGGTGCTGCCGCTCGGTGGTGACGATGTGGCCCGCCCGCACCCCGGCGCGCATGAGCACGACCAGGTCGTCCCAGACGTGCTGCCAGTCCGCCTCGGCCACGGCGCTGCCGGGCAGCATCGGCGCCAGGCCGG
This DNA window, taken from Aquipuribacter hungaricus, encodes the following:
- the efeO gene encoding iron uptake system protein EfeO, producing the protein MNARPTAVRPALLRPVLLRPAARRAAAVPAALSLVLLAGCTDNSEGTGAGALAVDATDSSCEVSETEAPSGTLRFAVTNTGDEVTEFYLLAEDGLRIVGEVENIAPGLSRDLVVATPPGEYFTACKPGMVGDGIRAAFTVTDSGADLAPTGDEAVLVEEASTAYAAYVRDQTEQLLAKTQQFRDLYVAGSDDEARALYPDARLHWERIETVAESFGDLDPSMDAREADLAPGDEFTGWHRLEKDLWPAEAEAGYVGLDTAGRTEMADRLVADTQELYDRTRDMTFTADQIGNGSKGLLDEVATGKVTGEEEFFSHTDLWDFQGNVDGARVGFEGLEPLLRTKDEALADEIATRFDELQVLLDAQRSGDGYVLYTELDEAEVRGLSDAVNALSEPLSRLTSAVLA
- the efeU gene encoding iron uptake transporter permease EfeU, with protein sequence MVGTFLIGLREGLEAALVVSILVAYLVRSGRRALLPWVWTGVAAAALVSMGVGAALTYGPRGLTFEAQELIGGSLSIVAVGFVTWMVFWMAAAARTISGELRSQVDRAAEAGRRSVVVVAALAVGREGLETALFLWAATRATAGAAGAGSAPLLAAALGILTAVVLGYLVYRGALRIDLSRFFLVTGAFLVVVAGGVLAYGVHDLQEAGVLPGLTTLAFDVSHVVPPTSWYGVLLKGVFNFSPATTVLEAVAWVGYVLPTMALFLRRAWPRPRPAPGGTAAATPTTTSEVTA
- a CDS encoding PP2C family protein-serine/threonine phosphatase, with the translated sequence MPRSRAAAVRARAAGWTGGWPHNQPAVFLVFAGLSVLFAVASGTFVTWVPTASAVLLVLLAGYFLQLRYLLLLYPVIAACVAVSGLLRWSTEYKVTPGVVVIIVLSAVLMAGFVRTREVLGVQGNTGQQMLVDLRDRLRAQALPARLPDGVRMEVAQRSANGEGFSGDFVLSVVRPSTGRSRELGPQDVDWAGALEVVVVDVSGKGQAAGTRALLLSGGLSGLLAGSRVAEFLPAANAYLLRQEWEEGFATALHLVLDPATGEYAVRTAGHPPPVQHRAGSGAWEVVPAVQEPALGLLAGGGYAEVRGRLQRGDAMVLYTDGVVENRGRDLAYGLDRLTGQLVRHVRRGFAGAAEAGVDAPRAGADDDRTVVVVWRQ